The following are from one region of the Oncorhynchus nerka isolate Pitt River linkage group LG8, Oner_Uvic_2.0, whole genome shotgun sequence genome:
- the LOC135572917 gene encoding putative nuclease HARBI1, producing MSSSPSLATEDSVTSKRSSIGLQMVCNADCVISNVVAKWPGSVHDSRIFRASEISQCLSQGEFSGVLLGDRGYGCQPFLLTPFTDPQEAQQAYNHAHARTRARVEMTFGLLKARFHCLHKLRVSPVRACDITVACAVLHNVACLRKERAPRVPPAMDWDNPAIFPDDDSGRLLRDQYVLNYFS from the exons atgtcttcatctccttccctggccacagaagactctgtgacatcaaagaggagttctataggattgcag atggtctgcaatgctgactgtgtgatcagcaatgttgtggcaaaatggcctggctcagtccatgactccagaatctttcgggcctctgaaatctctcagtgcctatcacaag gtgaattctctggtgtgttgctgggagacagggggtatggctgccagccttttctcctgacacctttcacagacccccaggaagcacagcaggcctacaaccatgcccatgccaggaccagggccagagttgaaatgacctttggcctcctgaaggcacgctttcactgccttcacaaattaagggtcagccctgttagggcatgtgatattactgtggcttgtgctgtcctccacaatgtggcctgcctgaggaaggagagggcccccagagtgccaccagccatggactgggacaatccggcaatcttccctgatgacgacagtggtcggctgctgagggaccaatatgtgttgaattattttagttag